In one window of Drosophila innubila isolate TH190305 chromosome 2L unlocalized genomic scaffold, UK_Dinn_1.0 4_B_2L, whole genome shotgun sequence DNA:
- the LOC117782323 gene encoding uncharacterized protein LOC117782323 translates to MRSTFSVICLLIIVLSSNGVYGYMTKGNFSNPAYPGKCVYNADTILNEGQAITLKLKCEKIFCGPGGWLTLLGCGAKSVSGGGCYIGERKYPDAEYPECCINVVHCTDPNDDSEM, encoded by the exons GTCTGTTGATTATTGTGTTGAGCTCCAATGGGGTCTATGGCTATATGACAAAAGGAAATTTCTCGAATCCTG CATATCCGGGAAAATGTGTGTACAATGCCGATACAATCTTAAATGAGGGCCAAGCTATAACGCTTAAATTAAAGTGTGAAAAGATCTTTTGTGGTCCTGGCGGCTGGTTAACATTGCTTGG CTGTGGTGCTAAATCAGTGAGTGGGGGAGGATGTTATATTGGTGAAAGGAAGTATCCTGATGCTGAATATCCTGAATGTTGCATCAATGTGGTACACTGCACCGATCCCAATGATGATTCCGAAATGTAA